A window of the Gossypium hirsutum isolate 1008001.06 chromosome A03, Gossypium_hirsutum_v2.1, whole genome shotgun sequence genome harbors these coding sequences:
- the LOC107939401 gene encoding acidic endochitinase WIN6.2C has translation MCARVCVLATVEQCGKQAGCALCQGGLCCSKWGWCGSTDDYCLKEKCQSNCTRDDICSGSDGGETGGALVENDPSCYAVNFYTYDGFLAATLRQPVMMRLGKGKLLLS, from the coding sequence ATGTGTGCGCGCGTGTGTGTCCTGGCCACTGTGGAGCAATGCGGGAAGCAAGCCGGTTGTGCTTTGTGTCAAGGAGGCTTATGTTGTAGCAAATGGGGTTGGTGTGGCTCCACTGACGATTACTGCCTCAAGGAAAAATGCCAAAGTAATTGCACCAGAGATGACATTTGCAGTGGTAGCGATGGTGGAGAAACTGGTGGTGCACTTGTAGAAAACGATCCTAGCTGCTATGCTGTTAACTTCTACACCTATGATGGTTTCTTAGCAGCCACTTTGCGGCAACCAGTGATGATGAGGCTCGGCAAAGGGAAGTTGCTGCTTTCTTAG
- the LOC107939404 gene encoding protein ALTERED PHOSPHATE STARVATION RESPONSE 1 has protein sequence MGCSSSKLDDLPAVSLCRERCSFLDEAIQQRFALAEAHVAYIASLKLFGQSLNSFVEYDPEASLEAPPPPSPPSDKGKAVDQVEGGSSSPRKNVVSHRHSHSNSGSHLQFHSDSDEDDSGASLHHSGHSSPLHDGGGGGHIEYIHQNYPNYGGFESGSFPNEFMHMNFMKKQPMPSIVYEQRPMNPETVYMGESSSPSSYYPYFNDNPSSYLNPGYQNYGGFSNYSSYPAPGYDSSLQQPSTAAVGAVASSSKPPPPPPSPPRASAWDFLSPFEIYENYNRPYTPSRDSREVREEEGIPDLEDEDYQHEVVKEVHGGGGSGGNSKSPVEAEDGKVASNEAEAARPSDGMENERVEYEVHVVDKKVVDNERAEECGNGSGTVPRNAFEVAKEIEVQFVRASESANEIAKLLDVGTLHYQHKHGSKMLLLVQPSLTDNTDPALLDFDEELARKPKSLSSTLQKLYLWEKKLYNEVKAEEKIRVAYDKKSRRLKRLDERGAEATKVDSTRNIIRSLSTKLRIAIQVVDKISVTINKIRDDELWPLLNELIDGLSRMWKCMLKCHRNQYEVIREAKALGSIGSGKMLSDDHLTATLQLEHELINWALRFSRWIGAQKGYVRALNNWLLKCLYYEPEVTDDGIAPFSPSRVGAPPIFVICNQWSQTMDRISEREVVNSMRIFAMGLFQLWDHDKSEMHRRMMTDKDLERRGMNLDREDQKLQKEIQALDKQIVLVSGDGNSLSVPGDVVYQSETSSGNLQGSLQRIFEAMEKFSSESSKAYEELLQRVEERTGQERERVS, from the exons ATGGGATGTTCTAGTTCCAAGTTAGATGATTTACCAGCGGTTTCTCTTTGTAGAGAAAGATGTAGTTTTCTAGATGAAGCGATTCAACAAAGATTTGCTTTAGCTGAAGCTCATGTTGCTTATATTGCTTCTTTGAAGTTGTTTGGTCAGTCTTTGAATAGTTTTGTTGAGTATGATCCTGAAGCTTCTTTAGAGGCGCCGCCGCCGCCTTCTCCGCCTTCTGATAAAGGTAAAGCGGTGGATCAGGTTGAAGGTGGGTCGAGTTCACCGAGAAAGAATGTTGTTTCTCACCGCCATTCTCATTCAAATTCTGGGTCTCATCTACAGTTCCATTCCGATTCAGATGAGGATGATTCCGGCGCGTCTTTGCATCATTCGGGTCATTCTTCACCTTTACACGACGGCGGCGGCGGTGGTCATATAGAGTATATTCACCAAAATTATCCCAATTATGGAGGTTTTGAATCTGGGTCATTTCCAAATGAGTTTATGCATATGAATTTCATGAAGAAACAGCCAATGCCGTCTATTGTTTATGAACAAAGGCCTATGAATCCAGAGACTGTTTATATGGGTGAATCTTCATCTCCTTCTTCTTATTATCCTTATTTTAATGATAATCCTAGTTCATACCTTAATCCGGGTTACCAAAATTACGGTGGTTTCAGTAATTATTCTTCTTATCCGGCGCCTGGTTATGATTCTTCACTGCAACAGCCGTCGACGGCGGCGGTGGGGGCTGTGGCGTCATCCTCCAAACCACCGCCGCCTCCACCTTCACCTCCCAGAGCTTCAGCTTGGGATTTTTTGAGCCCTTTTGAGATTTATGAGAACTACAATCGTCCTTATACACCAAGTAGGGATTCAAGGGAGGTAAGGGAAGAGGAAGGGATACCTGATTTAGAAGATGAAGATTATCAACATGAAGTAGTTAAAGAAGTGCATGGAGGCGGTGGCAGTGGCGGGAATTCGAAGTCTCCGGTCGAAGCCGAAGATGGGAAAGTTGCAAGTAATGAAGCCGAGGCGGCGAGGCCGAGTGATGGGATGGAAAATGAGAGAGTGGAATATGAAGTTCATGTGGTGGATAAGAAAGTTGTGGACAATGAGAGGGCCGAGGAATGTGGCAATGGATCAGGAACCGTTCCGAGGAATGCTTTCGAGGTGGCTAAAGAGATAGAGGTTCAGTTCGTGAGAGCTTCGGAGTCGGCCAATGAAATTGCCAAGCTGCTCGATGTCGGAACACTTCATTATCAGCACAAACATG GTTCGAAGATGTTACTCCTAGTTCAGCCATCTTTAACCGATAACACTGATCCAGCTTTACTAGACTTCGATGAAGAATTGGCTAGGAAACCGAAAAGCCTTTCCTctactttgcaaaagttgtatcTTTGGGAAAAAAAGCTCTATAATGAAGtgaag GCCGAGGAGAAGATACGGGTAGCTTACGACAAGAAATCCCGTAGGTTGAAACGACTTGATGAACGGGGTGCTGAAGCTACTAAAGTTGATTCAACCCGGAATATAATCAGGAGCCTATCTACAAAGTTACGAATTGCAATTCAAGTTGTTGATAAGATATCTGTAACAATCAATAAGATCAGGGACGATGAACTATGGCCGCTGCTCAATGAACTGATTGATGG GTTAAGCAGAATGTGGAAATGTATGCTCAAATGCCATCGAAATCAGTATGAGGTGATCAGAGAAGCCAAAGCTTTAGGTTCTATTGGATCAGGCAAAATGCTCAGCGATGACCACCTTACAGCTACATTACAGCTCGAGCATGAACTTATTAATTGGGCTCTAAGATTCTCTCGTTGGATAGGTGCACAAAAGGGTTACGTCAGGGCTTTGAATAATTGGCTTTTGAAATGTCTTTACTATGAACCAGAAGTGACCGATGATGGAATAGCTCCATTTTCACCTAGTCGGGTTGGTGCACCACCCATATTTGTAATATGTAATCAATGGTCACAAACAATGGATAGAATATCAGAACGGGAAGTGGTTAATTCGATGCGGATTTTTGCTATGGGTCTGTTCCAACTTTGGGACCACGATAAATCAGAAATGCATCGGAGAATGATGACTGATAAGGATTTAGAGAGACGGGGTATGAATTTGGATAGAGAGGATCAAAAGTTACAAAAAGAGATCCAAGCATTGGATAAACAAATCGTTTTGGTCTCTGGAGATGGTAATAGTTTGTCAGTTCCCGGAGATGTCGTGTATCAGAGCGAGACTAGTAGTGGTAATTTGCAGGGGAGCTTACAACGTATTTTTGAGGCAATGGAAAAGTTTAGTTCGGAGTCTTCAAAAGCTTATGAGGAGCTTTTGCAACGTGTTGAAGAAAGAACCGGTCAAGAACGTGAAAGAGTTTCATAG